In Candidatus Manganitrophaceae bacterium, the following proteins share a genomic window:
- a CDS encoding pirin family protein, with translation MDTFRKIRKILKGQPVIEGAGVHLMRLFGSPETQLLDPFLLLDDFHSSNPDDYMAGFPMHPHRGIETITYMLHGEVAHRDSMGNRGVIQGGDVQWMTAGGGIIHEEMPKRSEGELWGFQLWANLPASHKMVAPRYQNIKANEIPRVSPNTDVSIKVICGEVGGIKGPVQGTVSCPEYFDVTITPDAVYEHATEKEHTVFAYVIEGEGLFGEEAPVPILPGNLVLFGQGSGIRVRTVAQPVRFLLVSGQAIREPIAWSGPIVMNTKKELETAFEEYRLGTFLRHN, from the coding sequence ATGGATACCTTTCGCAAGATTCGGAAGATCCTGAAGGGTCAGCCGGTCATTGAAGGCGCAGGGGTACACCTGATGCGTCTTTTTGGTTCCCCGGAGACTCAGCTCCTCGATCCCTTCCTTCTTCTCGATGATTTTCACTCCAGCAACCCGGACGATTACATGGCCGGATTTCCGATGCACCCTCATCGGGGAATCGAAACAATCACCTACATGCTGCATGGGGAAGTCGCGCATCGGGACAGCATGGGCAATCGCGGGGTCATCCAAGGCGGAGATGTTCAATGGATGACGGCGGGGGGAGGCATTATCCACGAAGAGATGCCGAAGCGTTCAGAGGGGGAGCTCTGGGGGTTTCAACTGTGGGCGAATCTGCCCGCGTCACACAAAATGGTGGCCCCCCGATATCAGAATATAAAAGCCAATGAGATCCCAAGAGTGTCTCCAAATACGGATGTTTCCATTAAGGTGATCTGTGGAGAGGTCGGAGGCATAAAAGGACCGGTTCAGGGGACCGTGAGCTGCCCGGAATATTTTGATGTTACGATCACCCCCGATGCCGTTTACGAGCATGCGACGGAGAAAGAACACACCGTATTTGCCTATGTGATTGAGGGTGAAGGATTGTTTGGAGAGGAAGCCCCTGTACCGATCCTGCCTGGAAACCTGGTTCTTTTCGGACAGGGTAGTGGAATCCGAGTAAGGACCGTAGCGCAACCGGTCCGTTTTCTTCTGGTCTCAGGACAAGCGATCAGAGAACCGATTGCCTGGTCCGGCCCGATTGTCATGAATACAAAGAAAGAACTTGAAACCGCCTTCGAAGAATATCGTCTCGGCACATTTTTAAGGCACAATTAG
- a CDS encoding ParA family protein, producing the protein MGKIIAIANQKGGVAKTTTAINLAASLSVAEKKVLLIDLDPQGNATSGLGVDSEELTGSVYDLFTGRSVVSELLVETGVSRLDLLPSHIDLVGAELELVGVKGREKVLKDHLAGEIDQYDYVLIDCPPSLSLLTVNALTAADSLLIPLQCEYYAMQGLKQLMDTVMLVQGSLNPNIRIEGILLTMYDRRNNLSNQVSSEIRTHFGQQVFKKVIPRNITLAEAPSHGKPALYYDALSRGAQAYLALAKEVIERGA; encoded by the coding sequence ATGGGAAAAATCATTGCGATTGCAAATCAAAAGGGAGGGGTTGCCAAGACGACGACAGCGATCAATCTCGCTGCTTCTCTGAGTGTCGCAGAAAAAAAAGTCCTCTTGATTGACCTCGACCCGCAGGGAAATGCAACCAGTGGTCTGGGGGTCGATTCGGAAGAACTCACTGGAAGTGTTTATGATCTTTTCACCGGTCGAAGCGTGGTCTCTGAATTGCTGGTCGAGACCGGAGTGTCGAGACTGGATCTTCTTCCATCGCACATTGATCTGGTAGGTGCTGAACTGGAGTTGGTGGGGGTCAAGGGCAGAGAGAAGGTCTTGAAAGATCATTTGGCGGGGGAGATCGATCAATATGACTATGTTCTCATCGACTGCCCCCCATCACTCAGCCTCCTGACGGTAAATGCGCTTACGGCGGCAGATTCTCTTCTCATCCCCTTACAGTGTGAATACTATGCCATGCAAGGACTCAAACAACTGATGGATACCGTGATGCTGGTGCAGGGATCCCTCAATCCCAACATCCGGATTGAAGGAATTCTGCTGACCATGTACGACCGACGAAATAATCTGAGCAATCAGGTTTCAAGTGAGATCCGGACGCACTTCGGGCAACAAGTATTCAAGAAGGTCATCCCGCGCAATATTACCCTGGCCGAGGCGCCAAGCCATGGAAAGCCGGCCCTCTATTACGATGCACTCTCACGCGGGGCTCAGGCCTATCTCGCATTGGCGAAGGAGGTGATCGAACGTGGCGCGTAA
- a CDS encoding ParB/RepB/Spo0J family partition protein, which yields MARKALGRGLGLTALLPAAETGTQTIREIGIDQIVPNRYQPRKNFDTDALASLAASLKTNGLIQPLVVQGEANGKFELIAGERRWRAARMAGFSKIPVMVKKLQEREMMEWALLENIQREDLNPIEKAQAYSRLTTEFSLTQEEIAERIGIDRSSVANFLRLLQLPEALWKEISEGRLTMGHAKVLLSSNIKEDLLRFAEEIKSKGLSVRQLEALVQKKKGTFSSKTPRAGEASSPESLEVEDRLRRSLGTKVRLIQQGHKGEIRIAYYSLEDLERILEKIV from the coding sequence GTGGCGCGTAAGGCACTCGGAAGAGGATTGGGTCTCACCGCACTTCTTCCTGCAGCAGAGACCGGGACACAAACCATTCGTGAGATCGGTATCGATCAGATTGTTCCGAACCGCTACCAGCCCAGAAAAAACTTTGATACGGATGCCCTGGCTTCACTGGCGGCCTCACTGAAGACGAATGGCTTGATCCAACCCCTTGTCGTTCAAGGTGAAGCCAATGGGAAGTTTGAACTGATTGCGGGAGAACGGCGTTGGCGGGCGGCCCGGATGGCCGGTTTTTCAAAAATTCCGGTGATGGTCAAGAAGCTCCAGGAGCGTGAAATGATGGAGTGGGCCCTTCTTGAAAATATTCAACGGGAAGATTTGAACCCGATCGAAAAGGCGCAGGCTTACTCCCGTCTGACGACGGAATTTTCATTGACTCAGGAGGAGATCGCCGAACGAATCGGGATCGATCGCTCCTCGGTTGCAAATTTCCTTCGACTCCTCCAGCTGCCTGAAGCGCTCTGGAAGGAGATTTCAGAAGGGCGACTTACGATGGGGCACGCGAAGGTCCTCCTTTCTTCAAATATCAAGGAAGATCTCTTGCGATTTGCAGAAGAGATTAAATCCAAAGGTTTGTCTGTCCGGCAACTGGAGGCGCTCGTCCAGAAGAAAAAGGGGACTTTCTCGTCGAAGACTCCCCGTGCTGGAGAGGCCTCGTCGCCTGAAAGTCTGGAAGTCGAGGACCGGCTCCGCCGTTCCCTGGGAACAAAGGTTCGCTTGATACAACAGGGTCACAAGGGTGAGATCCGGATAGCGTACTACTCATTGGAAGATCTGGAAAGAATTCTGGAGAAAATAGTTTAG